A section of the Papio anubis isolate 15944 chromosome 2, Panubis1.0, whole genome shotgun sequence genome encodes:
- the CX3CR1 gene encoding CX3C chemokine receptor 1, translating to MDPFPESVTENFEYDDSAEACYIGDIVAFGTVFLSIFYSVVFAIGLMGNLLVVFALTNSKKPKSVTDIYLLNLALSDLLFVATLPFWTHYVINEEGLQNAMCKFTTAFFFIGFFGSIFFITIISIDRYLAIVLAANSMNNRTVQHGVTISLGVWAAAILVAAPQFMFTKQKGNECLGDYPEVLQEIWPVLRNVEANFLGFLLPLLIMSYCYFRIIQTLFSCKNHKKAKAIRLILLVVVVFFLFWTPYNVMIFLETLKLYDFFPSCDMRRDLRLALSVTETVAFSHCCLNPLIYAFAGEKFRRYLYHLYGKCLAVLCGRSVHVDFSPSESQRSRQGSVLSSNFTYHTSDGDASLLL from the coding sequence ATGGATCCGTTCCCTGAATCAGTTACAGAAAACTTTGAGTACGATGATTCAGCTGAAGCCTGTTATATTGGGGACATCGTGGCCTTTGGGACTGTGTTCCTGTCCATATTCTACTCCGTTGTCTTTGCCATTGGCCTGATGGGAAATTTGTTGGTAGTGTTTGCCCTCACCAATAGCAAGAAGCCCAAGAGTGTCACCGACATTTACCTCCTGAACCTGGCCTTGTCTGATCTGCTGTTTGTAGCCACCTTGCCCTTCTGGACTCACTATGTGATAAATGAAGAGGGCCTCCAAAACGCCATGTGCAAATTCACTACCGCCTTCTTCTTCATCGGCTTTTTTGGAAGCATAttcttcatcaccatcatcagcaTTGATAGGTACCTGGCCATCGTCCTGGCCGCCAACTCCATGAACAACCGGACTGTGCAGCATGGCGTCACCATCAGCCTAGGCGTCTGGGCAGCAGCCATTTTGGTGGCAGCACCCCAGTTCATGTTCACAAAGCAGAAAGGAAACGAATGCCTTGGTGACTACCCTGAGGTCCTCCAGGAAATCTGGCCCGTGCTCCGCAATGTGGAAGCAAATTTTCTTGGCTTCCTACTTCCCCTGCTCATTATGAGTTACTGCTACTTCAGAATCATCCAGACGCTGTTTTCCTGCAAGAACCACAAAAAAGCCAAAGCCATCAGACTGATCCTTCTGGTGGTCGTCGTGTTTTTCCTCTTCTGGACACCCTACAACGTTATGATTTTCCTGGAGACGCTTAAGCTCTATGACTTCTTTCCCAGTTGTGACATGAGGAGGGATCTGAGGCTGGCCCTCAGTGTGACCGAGACAGTTGCATTTAGCCACTGTTGCCTGAATCCTCTCATCTATGCATTTGCTGGGGAGAAGTTCAGAAGATACCTTTACCACCTGTATGGGAAATGCCTGGCTGTCCTGTGTGGGCGCTCAGTCCATGTTGATTTCTCCCCATCTGAATCACAAAGGAGCAGGCAGGGAAGTGTTCTGAGTAGCAATTTTACTTACCACACGAGTGATGGAGATGCATCCCTCCTTCTCTGA